From Parasphaerochaeta coccoides DSM 17374, a single genomic window includes:
- a CDS encoding helix-turn-helix transcriptional regulator, translated as MGAERTTGHPAGDILEAAGCIATHEESFSTYIIPDKYGYGTIQIFASSPGMVALKMNIFLYEPLKLSSLELFPVHERSFLFLRDIDKDEVITCHMPASSATDRATLDLPAGRLVRIVEFAYREKEFRAYLGKRYSNDDGEQARALYHLPRHLNVEHVLQLFQRLGDITLTADAAQRSISSSMSLFLFYLTNNTFEFCETCDIQGGCHSQDKMGLCAVTAYFLEHPADSPSIEKLSHIAGMSPTKLKTLFKKQYGDTLYGYLRTLRMNLAANYLREGRSVTEVSYAVGYKSVNRFSEAFRLVFGEYPGKVKTSL; from the coding sequence ATGGGGGCTGAAAGGACGACAGGACATCCGGCAGGTGATATTCTTGAAGCTGCGGGATGCATCGCCACTCATGAGGAATCTTTCTCGACATACATCATTCCGGATAAATACGGGTACGGTACCATACAGATTTTTGCGTCTTCACCGGGCATGGTGGCTCTCAAGATGAACATTTTCCTTTACGAACCCCTGAAACTTTCCAGCCTTGAGCTTTTTCCTGTCCATGAGCGTTCGTTTCTTTTTCTGCGTGATATTGATAAGGATGAAGTAATCACCTGCCATATGCCAGCATCGTCCGCTACGGACAGGGCTACCTTGGATCTTCCCGCCGGTCGTCTGGTTCGCATAGTCGAGTTTGCCTATAGGGAGAAGGAATTTCGTGCTTATTTAGGAAAACGCTATTCCAATGACGATGGTGAACAGGCGCGCGCCCTCTACCATCTGCCCCGCCATCTCAACGTTGAGCATGTGCTTCAGCTTTTCCAGCGGCTGGGAGACATTACCCTGACCGCAGACGCTGCCCAGCGTTCCATCAGTTCCTCAATGTCGCTGTTCCTCTTTTATCTGACCAACAATACCTTTGAGTTCTGCGAGACATGTGACATCCAAGGGGGATGTCATTCCCAGGACAAGATGGGGTTGTGCGCCGTGACGGCATATTTCCTTGAACATCCGGCTGATTCGCCGTCGATAGAAAAACTTTCACATATCGCCGGGATGAGTCCCACCAAGTTGAAGACCCTTTTTAAGAAGCAGTATGGGGACACCCTCTACGGCTATCTCCGTACCTTGAGAATGAACCTGGCGGCAAACTATCTTAGGGAAGGCCGCTCGGTGACCGAGGTTTCCTATGCGGTGGGTTATAAGAGCGTGAACCGATTCTCCGAAGCCTTCCGCCTGGTCTTCGGCGAGTATCCGGGAAAAGTAAAGACATCCCTGTGA